The Lineus longissimus chromosome 2, tnLinLong1.2, whole genome shotgun sequence genome window below encodes:
- the LOC135500294 gene encoding rabphilin-3A-like isoform X1: MGEFVARVAANMDRWVCPNDRQLALRAKLGTGWSVHTNKQAQFKKSDNLSCEEQEQIMNVIQKADMLEQVEQERIGHLVEKLENMRKNAIGNGTTQCILCGDEFGLLGASPTYCDDCKKAVCTKCGIDTYNCNHQPLWLCKICSEKRELWKRSGAWFFKGIPKYIYPSKRGAGYGKAGRMKAGDAVKSNRGGSGRTYNTWSKARNKPSYGESSDQESDESEDDVSIGKKKNKNSESDIHYNDEVPVDSDSISITSSRSNNNPLYTGHGLADSKSSITSSNLYGQLSATESSRGDEVHDETDSEKSSSMGGFSREGSLRSNYETSGVRYHTGEEGDIDAAFTRYTSQHGPHGQTRHHHHQPTQPPPQQPVEEYEADLPSSPDSEGTSLGTLEFSLLYDAFDNALNCTIVRARGLKAMDSNGLSDPYVKLHLLPRASKSKLRTKTIHKTLNPEWNETLTYYGVTEEDHIRKTLRLSVLDEDTFGYDFIGETRVPLKRLKPDQTKNFNVYLEKQLPMEKDDELMAHERGKIAVSLCYNSRKGGLVVGIIRCADLAAMDSNGYSDPYVKVYLRPDRDRKTKNKTATKKKTLNPEFNEEFFYDVKLTDLAKKTLEVTVWDKDIGKANDYIGGLQLGINAKGDRLKHWFECLKTPDKKSERWHSLSAEVMAVSPT; the protein is encoded by the exons ATGGGAGAGTTTGTGGCGAGGGTGGCTGCAAATATGGACCGCTGGGTTTGTCCGAATGATCGTCAGCTTGCCCTTAGGGCCAA gTTGGGTACGGGCTGGTCAGTTCATACCAACAAACAGGCCCAATTCAAAAAGTCAGACAATTTGAGTTGTGAGGAGCAAGAACAGATTATGAACGTCATACAGAAAGCGGACATGTTGGAGCAGGTAGAGCAGGAACGAATCGG GCATCTCGTGGAAAAACTTGAGAATATGCGGAAGAATGCCATTGGCAATGGGACGACGCAGTGCATCTTGTGTGGGGACGAGTTTGGTTTACTGGGAGCATCACCAACGTACTGCGATGACTGTAAAAAG GCGGTGTGTACAAAGTGTGGTATAGATACTTATAATTGCAATCACCAGCCCTTGTGGTTGTGCAAGATATGCAGTGAAAAACGAGAG TTATGGAAGCGGTCCGGCGCCTGGTTTTTCAAAGGAATTCCTAAGTATATCTATCCATCAAAAAGAGGGGCTGGATATGGTAAAGCTGGTCGTATGAAGGCCGGTGATGCGGTCAAGTCAAATCGGGGAGGCTCGGGAAGAACTTACAATACATGGAGCAAAGCTAGAAATAAGC CAAGTTATGGTGAAAGCAGTGATCAAGAATCAGACGAATCGGAGGATGATGTCAGTAtaggaaagaagaaaaacaaaaactcTGAGTCAG ACATACATTATAATGATGAGGTCCCAG TCGACAGCGACAGTATCAGTATCACCAGTTCCAGGAGTAACAACAACCCGCTCTACACTGGACATGGACTCGCCGACTCGAAATCCAGTATCACGAGCAGCAATTTATATGGACAACTAAGTGCCACTGAAAGCAGTAGGGGAGATGAAGTGCATGATGAAACAGACAGCGAGAAGTCATCTAGTATGGGAG GTTTTAGTCGGGAGGGTTCTTTACGCTCCAACTATGAAACCTCCGGTGTTAGATATCATACAGGAGAAGAGGGTGATATAGATGCCGCTTTTACCCGCTACACTTCTCAGCATGGACCACACGGACAGacccgccaccaccaccaccagcccACGCAGCCACCGCCACAGCAGCCTGTTGAAGAATACGAAGCTGATTTACCGTCCTCTCCTGATTCGGAAGGAA CTTCTTTGGGAACCCTTGAATTTTCTTTACTCTATGATGCTTTTGATAACGCCCTCAACTGTACCATTGTCAGAGCCAGG GGATTAAAGGCAATGGATTCTAATGGTTTATCCGATCCCTATGTCAAGTTGCACCTCTTGCCAAGAGCAAGCAAG TCAAAGTTACGCACGAAGACCATCCACAAGACCTTGAACCCAGAATGGAATGAAACGCTGACTTATTATGGTGTAACAGAAGAAGATCACATTAGGAAGACACTACG CCTGTCTGTGCTTGATGAAGACACATTTGGTTATGACTTTATTGGTGAGACCAGAGTCCCTCTCAAGAGGTTGAAGCCAGATCAAACCAAGAACTTCAATGTCTACTTGGAAAAACAGCTGCCT ATGGAGAAGGATGATGAACTGATGGCCCATGAACGTGGAAAGATTGCCGTGTCCCTCTGCTACAACAGCAGAAAGGGGGGTCTTGTCGTGGGCATCATCCGATGCGCTGATCTGGCAGCCATGGATAGTAATGGCTACTCTGATCCTTACGTCAAGGT CTACCTGCGGCCAGACAGGGACAGGAAGACCAAGAACAAGACAGCCACCAAGAAGAAAACACTTAATCCTGAATTCAATGAAGAGTTCTTCTATGATGTCAAGCTGACTGATCTTGCCAAGAAGACACTTGAGGTCACAGTGTGGGACAAGGATATCGGCAAGGCCAATGATTATATAG GCGGACTACAGCTGGGAATCAACGCCAAGGGGGATCGCCTCAAACACTGGTTTGAATGCCTAAAAACCCCTGATAAAAAGAGTGAGAGATGGCACAGCCTGTCAGCAGAGGTTATGGCTGTGTCACCAACATAA
- the LOC135500294 gene encoding rabphilin-3A-like isoform X2 — protein sequence MGEFVARVAANMDRWVCPNDRQLALRAKLGTGWSVHTNKQAQFKKSDNLSCEEQEQIMNVIQKADMLEQVEQERIGHLVEKLENMRKNAIGNGTTQCILCGDEFGLLGASPTYCDDCKKAVCTKCGIDTYNCNHQPLWLCKICSEKRELWKRSGAWFFKGIPKYIYPSKRGAGYGKAGRMKAGDAVKSNRGGSGRTYNTWSKARNKPSYGESSDQESDESEDDVSIGKKKNKNSESVDSDSISITSSRSNNNPLYTGHGLADSKSSITSSNLYGQLSATESSRGDEVHDETDSEKSSSMGGFSREGSLRSNYETSGVRYHTGEEGDIDAAFTRYTSQHGPHGQTRHHHHQPTQPPPQQPVEEYEADLPSSPDSEGTSLGTLEFSLLYDAFDNALNCTIVRARGLKAMDSNGLSDPYVKLHLLPRASKSKLRTKTIHKTLNPEWNETLTYYGVTEEDHIRKTLRLSVLDEDTFGYDFIGETRVPLKRLKPDQTKNFNVYLEKQLPMEKDDELMAHERGKIAVSLCYNSRKGGLVVGIIRCADLAAMDSNGYSDPYVKVYLRPDRDRKTKNKTATKKKTLNPEFNEEFFYDVKLTDLAKKTLEVTVWDKDIGKANDYIGGLQLGINAKGDRLKHWFECLKTPDKKSERWHSLSAEVMAVSPT from the exons ATGGGAGAGTTTGTGGCGAGGGTGGCTGCAAATATGGACCGCTGGGTTTGTCCGAATGATCGTCAGCTTGCCCTTAGGGCCAA gTTGGGTACGGGCTGGTCAGTTCATACCAACAAACAGGCCCAATTCAAAAAGTCAGACAATTTGAGTTGTGAGGAGCAAGAACAGATTATGAACGTCATACAGAAAGCGGACATGTTGGAGCAGGTAGAGCAGGAACGAATCGG GCATCTCGTGGAAAAACTTGAGAATATGCGGAAGAATGCCATTGGCAATGGGACGACGCAGTGCATCTTGTGTGGGGACGAGTTTGGTTTACTGGGAGCATCACCAACGTACTGCGATGACTGTAAAAAG GCGGTGTGTACAAAGTGTGGTATAGATACTTATAATTGCAATCACCAGCCCTTGTGGTTGTGCAAGATATGCAGTGAAAAACGAGAG TTATGGAAGCGGTCCGGCGCCTGGTTTTTCAAAGGAATTCCTAAGTATATCTATCCATCAAAAAGAGGGGCTGGATATGGTAAAGCTGGTCGTATGAAGGCCGGTGATGCGGTCAAGTCAAATCGGGGAGGCTCGGGAAGAACTTACAATACATGGAGCAAAGCTAGAAATAAGC CAAGTTATGGTGAAAGCAGTGATCAAGAATCAGACGAATCGGAGGATGATGTCAGTAtaggaaagaagaaaaacaaaaactcTGAGTCAG TCGACAGCGACAGTATCAGTATCACCAGTTCCAGGAGTAACAACAACCCGCTCTACACTGGACATGGACTCGCCGACTCGAAATCCAGTATCACGAGCAGCAATTTATATGGACAACTAAGTGCCACTGAAAGCAGTAGGGGAGATGAAGTGCATGATGAAACAGACAGCGAGAAGTCATCTAGTATGGGAG GTTTTAGTCGGGAGGGTTCTTTACGCTCCAACTATGAAACCTCCGGTGTTAGATATCATACAGGAGAAGAGGGTGATATAGATGCCGCTTTTACCCGCTACACTTCTCAGCATGGACCACACGGACAGacccgccaccaccaccaccagcccACGCAGCCACCGCCACAGCAGCCTGTTGAAGAATACGAAGCTGATTTACCGTCCTCTCCTGATTCGGAAGGAA CTTCTTTGGGAACCCTTGAATTTTCTTTACTCTATGATGCTTTTGATAACGCCCTCAACTGTACCATTGTCAGAGCCAGG GGATTAAAGGCAATGGATTCTAATGGTTTATCCGATCCCTATGTCAAGTTGCACCTCTTGCCAAGAGCAAGCAAG TCAAAGTTACGCACGAAGACCATCCACAAGACCTTGAACCCAGAATGGAATGAAACGCTGACTTATTATGGTGTAACAGAAGAAGATCACATTAGGAAGACACTACG CCTGTCTGTGCTTGATGAAGACACATTTGGTTATGACTTTATTGGTGAGACCAGAGTCCCTCTCAAGAGGTTGAAGCCAGATCAAACCAAGAACTTCAATGTCTACTTGGAAAAACAGCTGCCT ATGGAGAAGGATGATGAACTGATGGCCCATGAACGTGGAAAGATTGCCGTGTCCCTCTGCTACAACAGCAGAAAGGGGGGTCTTGTCGTGGGCATCATCCGATGCGCTGATCTGGCAGCCATGGATAGTAATGGCTACTCTGATCCTTACGTCAAGGT CTACCTGCGGCCAGACAGGGACAGGAAGACCAAGAACAAGACAGCCACCAAGAAGAAAACACTTAATCCTGAATTCAATGAAGAGTTCTTCTATGATGTCAAGCTGACTGATCTTGCCAAGAAGACACTTGAGGTCACAGTGTGGGACAAGGATATCGGCAAGGCCAATGATTATATAG GCGGACTACAGCTGGGAATCAACGCCAAGGGGGATCGCCTCAAACACTGGTTTGAATGCCTAAAAACCCCTGATAAAAAGAGTGAGAGATGGCACAGCCTGTCAGCAGAGGTTATGGCTGTGTCACCAACATAA